In Neodiprion pinetum isolate iyNeoPine1 chromosome 6, iyNeoPine1.2, whole genome shotgun sequence, one genomic interval encodes:
- the LOC124222529 gene encoding transcriptional regulator ATRX isoform X3 → MPIDVTKLESDYRAENYKDSKSIERKQLICATCGTDLSGKFDKPGGLFIHPLMTTLQCKTCSNFYGDGDFSMDEDGDDKYCRMCGNGGALYICGNKPCPYGFCHDCIERYVGKNSPEVQADNWKCLRCNCKPLWEVRAVCEVIVRENSRKRRKHNKKPTRGEVSKSDADHSLSEDLNNDFQNSKLTKHRNMRYRRSFIKTNELVKNLARICNSSDDSSNNENSNVQNRYRKPGDNTKAMLDKKYTKTHREHMKSLSSDEETTDFEEEEKRQKTHVNSRFKNKLSRVKSQHQTKHNNTTSSYSHRNKEKGQLAQKQPRITKPERNSRNPSLYSESSGHESANEFVKSWRQNNSKVLDENSRNQDLNIREKKSNNIVNPNSILSSKRLYDKFEAVIKPTELASIKPKGSNSKHDRFPSEDSCSSISEKKIKWSNTKICETARNMNSFSECNRPSKQYFGSENDYTGDSENAEITSKVSTSVCRKSEADRLLDNKSEQESNTNTSALKKSKTSFLLGHENRLLGMKKASMKHTYAKVANTKEYVNKSQARVIRAHINSFIDEMDKLGAALHVGARKISETQLNNNFTVVSAVSKTVLKCALTVSRCQRELSRRVEEFMEFYSTWCNTCNVSSILLNMDHSNAATGSEEDSPSKQINVLKASRNSKIIECSESGGAVDDTSQSSDELDVENLSTFNKSVHTLSELPQQLADNHKNITKGDISSSNVKGKSTVSDKQSDCESLTNSEQDMQNPVNAKVAENLNGNVNNDTLPNSLDCDVISECDSNEIFSEDENRASAKKPKKSIFMESLIESRSPNTSENQITESAELNSDESGIHNVAISPSIQQESLQSVDTFNNISVLSENQEQGNKEKLINYSVQKGGSQQPLVEVCNKNTKQLDSSVEDNFNDMTSPDHCKENEPTMEENSSDAVQSDDGDTTLELFDYEPETLIHDSSRNTNTDMHDMSDCETELVFTQDTNHVANKSDSLAKMSDLRESENKTIMEVENDNEVALSQAAHSPKELPSIETVTPEIDEIADANINENLSGRELRQNEIDQEKNNGLRHLDSESGTLEKVQQQLENNEIDRVDSNIPLPNNVEHESDEVSDKVEQENIESLKDDIPSGLDQTAAVHDSEEAIKKKILESDSEQFDDSTSLSSKSDDHDLRLNSDGNNYSEKRDSTDDGVTAINKNKYRRSNSPQLENEDLDIVMLNNLAKSRLLLSSDSSSTNSDDNIALVMSPSLDDLNSPSSEKQDEIYSNSIYKDDRTNSTCTKIKKQKFCIEKNYYYLRDKKLQMSCQVVIRRLKNKVLEQFTQLLGKSKEHQEWQEFKSLIDVDNIKKRKRGACNQSDSSSSSESSNSKLSAKGRAKKTKCNQIQEKEETLMDHLEKVKNGENVINFSENESDENNVILNTNTEDVSLARANELAKDRLIQSSDSEHEILANVESEEEKIVEDNDRIHTTKKDKKKKDKTDDGSDHKNESDAEKGNKNTTNEENADSQDTDNSDSERKREQKKMKNLLAKRHWRLTDSDSSSEERKWRKSQLKEEDGKRDTEVENITQRKKRPKRRMLGSDSDSVKLTDLSDDDGDDTAAKKKKSGSESEDSDLMFAQLRKKRFTKRNTRNSDSDSESEQDEKPTKQKRKRIKKMDSDSDSDMPTNSQDTQGKFHRKNIRKVLKDKQVADVTKIAGKEEEERLKRIAERQKLYNEMYEIKLAREAKVDKLVLDFDEETKKELISVHEDLVKRLKPHQAQGIKFMWDACFESLERTKSTKGSGCIVAHCMGLGKTFQVVTLAHTLLTHPETGIKTIMVICPLSTVLNWVNEFKKWLGDINNDQDVRVYEMTKMKKHFERRCQLEKWQRTGGVIILGYEMFRILSNQKAKKMRKSMHEGILKCLVDPGPDLIVCDEGHLLKNEDTALSKAMRKVKTLRRIVLTGTPLQNNLVEYHCMVQFVKPNLLGTKKEFLNRFVNPITNGQFDDSTEYDVKLMKKRAHVLHKMLEGSVQRFDYSVLTPFLPPKQEYVITVRLADIQIKLYEYYLDNFSRKKVGAGTSLFADFQSLQRIWTHPIVLRMNAEKVEKLNEKKRLEASDSEGSLRDFLDDGSEDKSTTTSDSDIQSTHGSSDEKSDKPRRGTRANPLDEITIKSEDEDAPQAGEWWSQFVEPEHFEDLRISSKLVLLFAILKECEQIGDKVLVFSQSLYALSLIEEFLNKIDDETQRGTCSELIDGHTGSWSLGLDYFRLDGQTAPENRSQYCRIFNNPKNSRARLFLISTRAGGLGINLTAANRVIIFDASWNPSHDVQSIFRIYRFGQKKPCYVYRFLAQGTMEEKIYNRQVTKLSLSCRVVDEQQIERHYSNHDLAELYQFEPKTNKDKPTLNLPKDRLLAEIFRKYEDRIETFHEHDSLLENKAEEELDEEERKEAWKEYEDERTGRKVLMHNPHNQNLILQQQYNEMLRLNPAEVANRAMYSGINIENLQALIRKDYPNETPEAQTAITTRAIMEMYTYLENETIRRQHLAASNFHYPTVSNLGTTSYVDSNMMIPAQQQYALQQQQKQQQLLMQRDQQANYAKQYGNVRIGTSTPVTRIPPVVDLHIEDNDVIEVPTTPPSAVGIAPSSSVQATPVSAPAEMSKKQEE, encoded by the exons ATGCCTATCGACGTGACGAAGCTGGAGTCGGACTACCGTGCCGAGAATTACAAAG ATTCTAAATCGATTGAACGTAAGCAGCTTATTTGTGCAACATGTGGAACAGATCTCAGTGGGAAATTCGACAAGCCAGGTGGCCTGTTTATCCACCCGCTGATGACGACGTTACAGTGCAAG ACATGCAGCAACTTCTATGGCGACGGTGATTTTAGTATGGACGAAGATGGTGACGACAAGTACTGTCGCATGTGCGGAAATGGTGGTGCGCTATATATTTGTGGGAACAAGCCATGTCCCTATGGCTTTTGTCAT GACTGTATAGAACGAtacgttggaaaaaattcgccCGAAGTTCAAGCAGATAACTGGAAATGTCTTCGCTGTAACTGTAAGCCTCTTTGGGAAGTGAGAGCTGTCTGCGAGGTCATTGTCCGAGAAAATTCTAG AAAACGGAGGAAGCACAATAAAAAGCCAACTAGAGGTGAGGTCTCCAAATCAGATGCCGACCACAGCCTATCTGAGGAtttaaataatgattttcaGAACTCTAAATTGACCAAACATCGTAATATGAGATACAGACGTAGCTTTATTAAGACGAATGAACTGGTGAAGAACCTTGCAAGAATCTGTAACAGTTCAGATGATTCCTCcaacaatgaaaattcaaatgtaCAAAATAGATATCGTAAGCCTGGCGATAACACAAAGGCTATgttagataaaaaatatactaaAACACACAGAGAACATATGAAATCACTCTCCAGTGATGAAGAAACTACTGATTttgaggaagaagaaaaacgacaGAAAACTCATGTCAACTCtaggtttaaaaataaattgtcgaGAGTAAAATCTCAACATCAAACTAAGCATAATAACACGACGTCCAGCTATTCCCATCGCAATAAAGAAAAGGGTCAACTGGCCCAGAAACAGCCTAGAATTACGAAACCTGAACGAAATTCGAGGAATCCATCACTTTATTCAGAGTCCAGTGGTCATGAGTCGGCTAATGAATTTGTCAAGTCTTGGAGACAAAACAATTCAAAAGTTttggatgaaaattcaagaaaccAGGATTTGAATATTCGTGAGAAAAAGTCAAATAATATTGTAAATCCAAATTCTATATTAAGTTCAAAACGACTCTACGATAAATTTGAAGCTGTGATAAAACCGACTGAATTAGCATCTATCAAGCCAAAAGGTTCAAATAGTAAGCATGATAGGTTCCCTTCTGAGGATTCATGCTCAAGTAttagtgaaaagaaaattaagtgGAGTAATACGAAAATTTGTGAAACTGCTAGAAATATGAACAGTTTCAGTGAATGTAATAGGCCAAGTAAACAGTACTTCGGTTCTGAAAACGACTATACAGGAGATTCCGAAAATGCTGAGATTACCAGCAAAGTTTCTACATCGGTATGTAGAAAAAGTGAGGCAGATCGACTTTTGGATAACAAATCAGAACAAGAATCTAATACAAATACGTctgcattaaaaaaatcaaaaacctcGTTTTTATTAGGTCATGAGAATCGACTTTTGGGAATGAAAAAAGCATCCATGAAACATACCTATGCAAAAGTTGCCAATACCAAGGAATATGTGAATAAGAGTCAGGCACGAGTAATCAGAGCTCACATAAACAGCTTCATAGATGAAATGGACAAACTTGGTGCAGCGTTACATGTAGGTGCTCGTAAAATTTCTGAGACGCAATTGAATAACAATTTCACAGTAGTGTCAGCTGTTTCAAAGACTGTACTAAAATGTGCATTAACGGTAAGCCGCTGTCAGAGAGAATTGAGTCGTAGGGTAGAAGAATTCATGGAATTTTATAGTACATGGTGTAATACTTGTAACGTGAGCAGTATTCTATTGAATATGGATCATTCCAATGCTGCCACAGGCAGTGAAGAGGATTCGCCATCGAAACaaataaatgttttaaaaGCTAGTagaaattccaaaattattgaatGTTCTGAATCGGGTGGGGCAGTGGATGATACGAGCCAGAGCTCAGATGAGTTggatgttgaaaatttgagtaCCTTCAATAAGTCTGTTCATACTTTATCGGAGTTGCCTCAACAACTTGCTGATAATCATAAAAATATCACCAAGGGTGATATATCGTCTTCTAATGTTAAAGGAAAATCTACGGTTTCTGACAAACAATCTGATTGCGAGAGTTTGACAAATAGTGAACAAGACATGCAAAATCCTGTGAATGCTAAAGTTGCGGAGAATTTGAATGGAAATGTTAATAACGACACACTTCCAAATTCTCTAGACTGTGATGTAATATCAGAATGTGACAgcaacgaaatattttcagaagATGAAAATAGAGCTTCAGCCAAAAAACCTAAAAAATCCATATTTATGGAAAGCTTGATAGAATCTCGATCACCAAATACATCTGAAAACCAAATAACCGAATCAGCCGAATTGAATTCTGATGAAAGTGGAATACACAATGTGGCAATTTCACCTAGCATTCAACAAGAATCTTTGCAATCTGTCGACACATTCAACAATATCTCGGTCTTGTCAGAAAATCAAGAACAAGGTAACAAAGAGAAACTTATTAACTATTCAGTACAAAAAGGTGGTTCACAACAGCCGTTGGTTGAAGTTTGTAATAAGAACACCAAACAATTAGACTCATCAGTTGAAGACAATTTTAATGATATGACATCGCCAGATCACTGTAAAGAAAATGAACCGACAATGGAAGAGAATAGTTCTGATGCCGTACAATCAGATGACGGCGATACTACACTAGAATTGTTCGATTATGAGCCAGAAACATTAATTCACGATTCATCGAGGAATACTAATACAGATATGCATGATATGTCCGATTGCGAGACTGAACTTGTCTTCACTCAAGATACAAATCATGTTGCAAATAAATCAGATTCTTTAGCAAAGATGAGCGACCTTCGAGAAAGTGAAAACAAAACTATAATGGAAGTTGAAAATGATAACGAAGTTGCATTATCTCAAGCAGCTCATTCTCCTAAAGAGTTACCTTCTATTGAAACGGTTACACcagaaattgatgaaattgcTGATgcgaatataaatgaaaatttgtctggGAGAGAATTGAGGCAGAACGAAATTgatcaagaaaaaaacaacggtTTGCGACACTTAGATTCTGAATCTGGTACATTGGAAAAAGTCCAACAACAACTTGAGAATAACGAGATTGATCGAGTTGACTCAAATATTCCATTACCAAATAATGTAGAACACGAGTCTGATGAAGTTTCTGATAAAGTCGAACAAGAAAACATCGAATCCCTGAAGGACGATATACCTTCTGGACTTGATCAGACTGCAGCAGTTCACGATTCGGAAGAGgcgattaagaaaaaaattctggaatcTGACTCGGAACAGTTCGATGACAGTACATCTCTTTCTTCAAAGTCAGATGATCATGATTTGAGATTAAATTCAGATGGGAATAATTACTCGGAAAAACGAGATTCTACAGATGATGGAGTAACTGCAATTAACAAAAACAAGTATCGAAGGTCGAATAGCCCTCAATTAGAGAATGAAGATCTTGATATTGTCATGTTGAATAATCTTGCTAAAAGTCGACTCTTATTATCATCTGACTCCAGTTCCACAAACTCCGATGATAACATTGCATTAGTTATGTCTCCATCTTTGGATGACTTAAATTCTCCGTCTTCTGAAAAACAGGATGAAATCTATTCAAACTCCATTTACAAAGATGACCGCACAAATTCAACCTGTacaaaaattaagaaacaaaaattttgcattgaaaaaaattattattatctgagggacaaaaaattacaaatgtcATGCCAAGTCGTAATTcgaagattaaaaaataaagtcTTGGAGCAATTCACACAATTGCTTGGTAAATCTAAGGAACATCAAGAATGGCAGGAATTCAAAAG CTTGATTGATGTGGATAATATCAAGAAACGTAAAAGAGGCGCATGCAATCAAAGCGACAGCTCAAGCTCGAGCGAATCGTCTAACTCGAAATTATCGGCAAAGGGACGtgcgaagaaaacaaaatgtaaCCAGATACAGGAGAAGGAAGAAACCCTGATGGATCACTTggaaaaagttaaaaatggtgaaaacgTCATTAACTTCTCCGAGAATGAgtctgatgaaaataatgtcatTCTGAATACTAATACAGAAGACGTGTCCTTGGCAAGGGCTAACGAATTGGCCAAAGATCGCCTAATCCAGAGTTCGGATTCTGAACATG AGATACTTGCTAATGTGGAAAGTGAAGAAGAGAAGATAGTGGAGGATAATGACAGAATACACACGACAaaaaaggacaaaaaaaagaaggacAAAACAGACGATG GGAGCGACCATAAGAATGAATCCGATGCAGAGAAGGGCAACAAGAATACAACTAACGAAGAAAATGCTGACTCACAAGACACTGATAATTCCGACAGCGAAAGAAAACGTGAACAAAAA aaaatgaaaaatctgttgGCTAAGCGTCATTGGAGATTAACAGATTCTGACAGCAGCAGCGAGGAAAGGAAATGGCGTAAATCTCAACTTAAAGAAGAAGATGGAAAGAG ggatACAGAAGTAGAGAATATCACTCAGCGTAAAAAAAGACCAAAACGAAGAATGTTGGGGTCAGATTCAGATTCCGTTAAATTAACAGATCTGAGCGACGATGACGGAGACGATACCGCtgcaaaaaagaagaaatcagGGTCTGAATCTGAAGATTCAGACCTAATGTTTGCCcagctgagaaaaaaaagatttactAAAAGGAATACGCGAAACTCTGACTCAGATTCAGAATCTGAACAGGATGAAAAACC AACTAAGCAAAAAAGGAAACGTATAAAGAAAATGGATTCTGACAGCGATAGCGACATGCCTACAAACTCACAAGATACACAAGGAAAGTTTCATaggaaaaatattcgaaaggTTTTAAAGGACAAGCAGGTGGCAGATGTCACGAAAATTGCGGgtaaagaagaagaggaaagatTGAAACGTATAGCAGAACGTCAAAAATTG TATAACGAGATGTATGAAATAAAGTTGGCTCGTGAAGCAAAGGTAGATAAATTGGTACTCGACTTTGatgaagaaacaaagaaagagtTGATCAGCGTACATGAAGATCTTGTCAAGCGTTTGAAACCACATCAGGCGCAGGGTATTAAGTTCATGTGGGACGCATGTTTTGAATCTTTGGAACGGACAAAGTCTACCAAGGGTTCAGGCTGCATTGTTGCCCATTGTATGGGATTAGGAAAGACTTTCCAAGTTGTGACCCTTGCTCACACTCTACTCACACATCCCGAAACTGGTATCAAAACAATTATGGTGATCTGCCCACTGAGCACTGTTTTGAATTGGGTTAACGAATTCAAAAAATGGTTGGGTGATATCAATAATGACCAAGATGTCAGGGTCTACGAGATGACCAA AATGAAGAAACACTTTGAGAGAAGATGTCAATTAGAAAAGTGGCAACGTACTGGAGGTGTAATAATTCTCGGATATGAAATGTTCAGAATTTTGAGCAAccaaaaagcaaagaaaatgCGCAAGAGTATGCATGAGGGAATTTTAAAGTGTCTGGTTGATCCTGGACCTGATCTAATTGTTTGCGACGAAGGTCATTTACTCAAAAATGAGGACACAGCTTTGAGTAAGGCTATGAGGAAAGTTAAGACTCTTCGACGAATTGTTCTTACCGGTACACCATTGCAGAATAATTTGGTTGAAT ACCACTGCATGGTTCAGTTTGTGAAACCGAATCTTCTTGGCACAAAGAAAGAGTTTTTGAATAGATTTGTCAATCCTATAACAAACGGGCAATTTGACGATTCAACTGAATATGAcgtgaaattaatgaaaaaacgCGCTCACGTGCTACACAAAATGTTGGAGGGAAGTGTTCAAAGGTTTGACTACTCTGTCTTAACACCGTTTCTACCACCGAAACAAGAATATGTGATCACTGTCAGATTGGCAGATATACAAATCAAGTTGTACGAGTACTActtggataatttttcaag gAAAAAGGTTGGTGCAGGAACTTCCTTATTCGCTGATTTCCAATCACTTCAACGAATATGGACTCACCCTATCGTTTTGCGTATGAATGCAGAGAAAGTGGAAAAACTGAATGAAAAGAAACGTTTGGAAGCGAGCGATTCTGAGGGGTCATTGAGGGATTTTCTTGATGATGGAAGTGAAGATAAATCAACGACTACATCCGACAGTGACATACAATCTACTCATGGTTCCAGTGACGAGAAATCTGATAAGCCAAGGCGTGGTACTAGGGCCAATCCTTTAG ATGAAATTACAATCAAATCCGAGGACGAGGACGCACCACAGGCTGGTGAATGGTGGAGTCAATTTGTTGAGCCTGAACACTTCGAGGATTTGAGGATATCTTCCAAGTTGGTTCTATTGTTTGCCATTTTAAAGGAGTGCGAGCAAATTGGAGATAAGGT TTTAGTTTTCTCTCAGTCATTGTACGCACTATCCTTAATAGAAGAATTCCTCAATAAAATTGACGATGAAACTCAAAGAGGAACATGTAGTGAGCTAATTGACGGCCATACCGGCAGCTGGTCCCTGGGCTTGGACTATTTTCGACTCGACGGTCAAACGGCACCCGAAAATAGAAGTCAATATTGTAGAATTTTTAACAACCCTAAGAATAGCAGGGCCAGATTATTTTTGATATCTACTAGAGCTGGCGGACTCGGAATCAATTTGACTGCTGCTAACAGAGTAATTATATTTGATGCCAGCTGGAATCCTTCGCATGATGTACAAAGCATATTCAGGATATACAG ATTCGGACAGAAAAAGCCTTGTTATGTATATCGGTTCTTGGCCCAGGGTACtatggaggaaaaaatttataatagaCAGGTGACAAAGCTCTCTTTATCTTGTCGGGTGGTCGATGAACAGCAAATTGAACGACATTACAGTAACCACGACTTAGCTGAATTGTATCAATTCGAACCTAAAACTAATAAAGATAAGCCTACACTTAACTTGCCAAAGGACAGATTATTGGCagaaatttttcggaaatACGAAGACAGGATAGAAACGTTTCATGAACACGATTCTCTACTGGAAAATAAG GCAGAAGAAGAGTTAGATGAGGAGGAGCGCAAAGAAGCATGGAAAGAGTATGAAGATGAACGTACAGGACGAAAGGTGTTGATGCACAACCCCCATAATCAAAATCTAATCCTGCAACAGCAGTACAACGAAATGCTTCGTTTAAATCCGGCCGAGGTTGCTAACCGAGCAATGTATTCAGGAATTAATATCGAAAATCTCCAAGCTTTGATTCGAAAAGAT TATCCCAATGAGACTCCAGAAGCTCAGACAGCGATAACAACACGTGCGATTATGGAAATGTATACATACTTGGAGAATGAAACCATCAGACGACAACACTTAGCAGCATCT AACTTCCATTACCCGACTGTGAGCAACCTTGGGACAACAAGCTATGTTGACTCAAACATGATG ATCCCAGCGCAGCAACAATATGCTTTACAACAACAGCAAAAACAGCAACAGCTACTCATGCAACGCGATCAACAAGCAAACTATGCAAAACAATATGGCAATGTCAGAATAGGTACTTCCACCCCTGTGACAAGAATACCGCCAGTAGTTGATTTACACATAGAAGACAACGATGTTATAGAg GTACCAACGACACCCCCATCGGCAGTTGGGATAGCACCATCTTCGTCCGTTCAAGCAACCCCAGTTTCAGCACCAGCTGAAATGAGTAAGAAACAAGAGGAGTGA